DNA sequence from the Entomomonas asaccharolytica genome:
TTGGGCAACAGTGATAATAACACCTGTACTACTTAACGGAATGTGCAGGTCATTACCAATAGTATTCAATAACGGCTGAGCATAATAGTTACTGGCTACGCTTACTCCAGTTGCGATTGATAATAGCAGTACAAACCAAGAGGAGAGAGGTTTGGTAGAAGTCATATAAACATTTCTATTTAAAAATTAATTGATTGTTTTGAGGAGTAAAGGTAAAGGCCATGATTAGTAAAACAATGCTTATGATACCCATAAATAGCCAAGCTAAGGCAAGTGAACTAAAGTATTGTAATATCATACCAATAATTAAGGGAAATAGGGTATCAATTAATAGTCAATGGCTAGCTCTCGTAAAACAATAGTAATAAAATTGCTTAGAAGATAAAAGTAACAAAAAAGTGGGCGTTAATTAGTTAAAATATTATTATAATCACCAAAAATAGAATGGAGATTTAAAATGCGAATAACATTAATTTTCACTATGATTTTAGCTACATTGGTGGCTTGTAGCAGTAATTCTCCTGAAAAAAGATATCGTAATGGGCCGTGGGATGGTCTATTTGGTGTACAAATGGGAATTACTAAAGAACAAGTCGAGCGTTATACACCTTTAGCAAGTCTTGGTAATGATGGACAAACATTTGCTGGCAATGCGTTACCTGAAAGTTATGGTTATCAATTTGAATCTATCGTATATACCATTAATTCCATAGAAGGATTATGTGCATTGTCTGTAGTTAGTGCGAGTGATGATGACACTGCTCAAATACGCTATAAAATAGAAGATCTTTATGGTAAACCAACCATTGAACGCCCTAATAAGTATGTAACGTGGGATAAAAAGAATATGACACCTACTGCGGTCATAGTAATTAATTATTCGCCTAACAATAATGTCATTAAGGTTTTTTACCCAAATGCTGATCGTTGCCGCTTACTTTAAATAATATATAGATAATCAGTCGCACTCGGTTTAAGATTTTATGCTGCTGTAAAAGCTAAAGAGGTAACTTTTGACTACTAAAACGTTAATTATAGGCGCTGGTATTATCGGTTTATTAACTGCCTATAAATTAGCAAAGGAAGGCATAGAAGTTATTTTATTAGAAAAAAATAGTGCTGTAGGAAGAGAAGCTTCTTGGGCTGGTGGAGGTATTATTTCACCTTTATTTCCATGGCGACAGCACGCTGCTATTACTAGTTTAGTCAATGTTTCTCAAGATAGTTATCTAGAATTTATCGCTGAGTTAAAAAGCCTTTCCAATATTGATCCAGAATATTATATAACAGGCTTGTATTGGTTAAATTTAGAAGATGAACAACAAGCTCTTGACTGGGCTCAGCAGTATCAACGACCACTTAATAAAGTAGATATTGTTGAGGTTGAACGAGCTGTAAGCGTTTTAGGGAGTGGTTTTACCTCTGCTGTCTATATGGACAATATAGCGAATATCCGTAATCCAAGGTTAGTTAAGGCATTACATTCCATCCTAGTTAATATGCCTAATGTGCAGATTAAAGAAAATTGTCTGTTTATTGATATTATCCAACAGGGAGGTCGGGTCGTTGGTGTTCATACGAGCCAGCAAGATTATTATGGTGATAATGTTGTAATCTGCACTGGTGCATGGACAGGTAGTTGGCTAGATACATTGGGGATTAACCTATCTATACAGCCAGTTAAAGGGCAAATGATTTTATTTAAATGTAAGGAAGATTTCTTACCTACTATTATATTAGCTAATGAACGTTATGCAATTCCCCGTCGGGATGGACATATTTTAGTAGGAAGTACAATTGAGTATGTTGGTTATGATAACGAGCCTACTTTAGAAGCACAGGAAAGTTTGCGACAGTCAGCCGTCGAGATGTTGCCTGAATTGGCAAAAGCACAAGTGATACAACATTGGTCTGGGATAAGGCCTGCGGCACCTGAAGGGATTCCCTATATTGGTGAAGTACCAAATTATTCAGGATTATGGTTAAACTGTGGACATTTTCTTAATGGCTTTGTTTTAGCACCTGCTTCATGTCAGCTATTAACAGAATTAATGTTAGGTAGACAGCCAGTAGTAGATGCAAACCCTTATATGCCAATTAATCGAGTTTAACGTGCTATTTACTCGGAATAAATAAACGCTTACCCGACAATCTGTGTAACGTCATATATTTTATAGGCAATAGCAGATAACATAGTAATAGCACCTAACCACATGATGGCTATGCCCCAATTATGTTGACGGAAATTAAAACCAAAACCTAACAAACAACAGGCAATAATTAGTAATATCAGCACTATTTCAAACGTTGTCATTGTTTTATCCTTATTTTTTGGGTAATGGTGTTAATAAATTAGCAGGGGGAATTTTTCCTTCTAATTTTTGACCTAATAAAGCCTCAATATTAGGTAATATAAAAATATCATCTTCTCCGATTAGACTAATAGAAATACCTTTAGTTCCTGCACGACCAGTACGGCCTATACGATGCACATAATCATCAGGAGTTTCTGGTAAATTATAGTTGATAACATGGCTGATACCATCAATATGGATACCCCGACCTGCTACATCAGTAGCAATTAATACAGCAATTTTACCTGAGCGGAATTTTTCTAACGTTTGTACACGTTTATTCTGAGCCACTTCCCCTGATAATAGAGCAGTGCTAATGCCTTGATATTTCAATTGCTTTTCGATATCTCGTACTTGGTCACGTCGATTAGCAAAAACAATAACCCGTTGCCAATTATTTTGCTGTATTAGATTATAGAGTAAAGTCAGTTTATCTGTTTCTGATACAGCATATATATGTTGCTCAATAGTATCGCTAGCAACGGTTTCTGGCGTTATTTCTACAATCGCTGGATCTGTAGTCCATTGCTTTGCTAAATCCATTACATCATCAGTAAAGGTGGCAGAGAAAAATAGAGTTTGTCTATCGCGTTTATGGGGAGTATGGCGAATAATTTGTCTAACTTGTGGGATAAAACCCATATCTAACATCCGATCAGCTTCATCAAGAACAAGTATTTCTAGCATATCTAAATGAATTTCATTACGTTGCTGAAAATCTAATAAACGACCAGGTGTCGCTACCAAAATATCACAATAATTGTTCTCTATTTGCCGCAATTGCTTGTTAAAGTCCATGCCACCCACAAAACTCATGACATTAAGAGAAGTGTATTTGGTTAATGTTTGTGCTTCTTTAGCGATTTGTATAACCAATTCTCGAGTAGGGGCAATGATTAACGCTCTAGGTTCGCCCATGTAGCGTTCAGTGGGTGGTGGCGTCTCTTCTAATTGGGCAATAATAGAAATAAGAAAAGCTGCTGTTTTTCCTGTGCCAGTTTGTGCTTGTCCAATGCAATCTAGCCCTTTTAAGGTATGGCCTAGTACACCTGCTTGAATAGGGGTGCAATAGGTAAAACCAAGATCATGTATAGCATGCATTAGAGAATTTGATAAAAATAAATCATGGAAGCGTGTTTTACCAGCTTGTGGTGCTACAATAAAATCTTCTAATTGCCAGTCGGTGATAGGTGTTTTTGCTAATTTCTTGTTTGCTGATTGCTGCTTTTTAACACGAGGCTTTTTATAAGGTGTTTTTTTGTGTTTATTATTTTGTTGCGAAGCGTTTTCAGATGGAGCTTTATTAACCACTTGTTGAGGAGTAGTAGCTTGTTTTTTAGTAAAAAAATTCTTTAAAGCTTTTAGCAAAATATTGGTTCCATTTAATAAGTAATAACTTCTTTATTTTAACGTAGATTAGCATTATCTGCACTATCCTAATGCTCTTAAAAATAAACTATTGGTTTGATTATAGTATATTTGTTGCCAATATCTTTTAATGTGCATCATTAATTAGTTGTAAACAATTGGCTTAATTACTTGGGATTATTTATAGTATGCTTTTTATAAGTATTTAAAGGCAAAAATTATGAAAGTACAGTTATTCGTTATGGCAACAATGCTTACTTGTGGAATGGCATGGGCACAAAATACACCAAGTACGCCAAAATTAACTAAAGAAAATGTTTTACAAGAATTAAAAACAGGTTGCTTACAAAGTGGCAATACTGAAAAGTCTTGTGAGTGTTCTATCAAAAGCTTTGATGATAAATTAGCAAAAGAAGAGTGGGATTTATTATTAACACCACCACAAAGCATTACTCAAGAAGATATCACTAAGTTTAAAAATGTTGAAACTAAAATGCTTCAGGTAGTAAGTGATTGTGGTGCAACTAAACAATAGTTTGTATCCAATAAACTAATTAAAGCGCAGTAAGCTGCTTTAATTAGTTGATGCAAAGTTCATTTCATGGTCTTCTATTAATACCTGTGGGATATTTAATTTGTGGCCATAAATGACTGAATAAAATAATACGTTTTGTACATATTGACGGGTTTCGTTAAAAGGTATGGTTTCAATCCATACATCAAAATCAACATTGTTGGCATTTTGTAGCCATTGTCTCACTCTACCAGGGCCTGCATTATATGCAGCCGAAGCTAAAATTCGATTGTTCTGAAAACGCTCATACATTTGTCCTAAGAAAGCTGTACCTAATTGTATATTCGTATTAGGATTTAATGCCTCTTGCGGGTTTGCTAAGGGGATATCAAATTTCTTAGCTGTTTCTTTTGCGGTAGCAGGCATCAGCTGCATTAAACCCATTGCACCTGCATGTGATTTAATGCGGTCATTAAATGCACTTTCTTGACGCATAATAGCAAAAGCCCAATTGGGGCTAATACTTCTATTATCAGCTTCTTTCACTAGAATATCTTTATAAGCAATAGGGAAACGAATAGTTAAATCATCCCAATAACTAGTAATAGCTAAAGTACGTATAGCATAAAAATAAAGATTCATATCATAGGCTAACTGTGAAAGGGCTAGCATTTCTTGTTGAGAAAGATTGCGCGTCAGGTTATGCCATTCAATCCAAGCTTCATTATCCATTCCTTTATACAAGTACTCTATCGCTCTTTGGATAGCAGGCATATTTTTAATTTTTAGCACCATATTATTATTTACGATAATAGGCTGGTGATTAAACTGATAACTCGCATTAACCCGTTGTGCAGCTAAGAAGCCATAAAAATCTCTTTCTTGAGCAAGTTGGCTATATTGCTCTATAATTTTAGGGTCTTTAGGATCAATATATTGTGCTACCCTAATTTTCCAATACTTCCAACGATTGGTTTGAGCGAGTTGCTCAGGTAAACGATCAATTAATTCTTGTGCTTGTTGCCAGCGATTTAAGCGTAATAATAATCTGACATGCCATTCACTGACATCGTTATGATCTAGGTTGGCATCATATTTAGCTAAAATCGGTAATGCTCGAGCATCGTACCGACGTGCAAAGGTTAAACCTATATCATTTGCTAAATCGACTTTTTGCTCATCAGAAAATTGTAAACGAGTTTCGTAATACTGGAGTAAAGATAATGCTTGTTCAGGATCTTGGCGTGCTAAACGTCTTAACCCTAAACCAACAATATCACCTGTAATTTTATCTCTACCTTGATAGCTTTGAGTTTTGGCGATTAAATTAGGATTTTTAGCAACATAAGTAAACTCTTTACCTTGTTCAATTAATGAGGCAGGTAATAAACCTACGATATGGT
Encoded proteins:
- the thiO gene encoding glycine oxidase ThiO, whose amino-acid sequence is MTTKTLIIGAGIIGLLTAYKLAKEGIEVILLEKNSAVGREASWAGGGIISPLFPWRQHAAITSLVNVSQDSYLEFIAELKSLSNIDPEYYITGLYWLNLEDEQQALDWAQQYQRPLNKVDIVEVERAVSVLGSGFTSAVYMDNIANIRNPRLVKALHSILVNMPNVQIKENCLFIDIIQQGGRVVGVHTSQQDYYGDNVVICTGAWTGSWLDTLGINLSIQPVKGQMILFKCKEDFLPTIILANERYAIPRRDGHILVGSTIEYVGYDNEPTLEAQESLRQSAVEMLPELAKAQVIQHWSGIRPAAPEGIPYIGEVPNYSGLWLNCGHFLNGFVLAPASCQLLTELMLGRQPVVDANPYMPINRV
- the rhlB gene encoding ATP-dependent RNA helicase RhlB, encoding MLKALKNFFTKKQATTPQQVVNKAPSENASQQNNKHKKTPYKKPRVKKQQSANKKLAKTPITDWQLEDFIVAPQAGKTRFHDLFLSNSLMHAIHDLGFTYCTPIQAGVLGHTLKGLDCIGQAQTGTGKTAAFLISIIAQLEETPPPTERYMGEPRALIIAPTRELVIQIAKEAQTLTKYTSLNVMSFVGGMDFNKQLRQIENNYCDILVATPGRLLDFQQRNEIHLDMLEILVLDEADRMLDMGFIPQVRQIIRHTPHKRDRQTLFFSATFTDDVMDLAKQWTTDPAIVEITPETVASDTIEQHIYAVSETDKLTLLYNLIQQNNWQRVIVFANRRDQVRDIEKQLKYQGISTALLSGEVAQNKRVQTLEKFRSGKIAVLIATDVAGRGIHIDGISHVINYNLPETPDDYVHRIGRTGRAGTKGISISLIGEDDIFILPNIEALLGQKLEGKIPPANLLTPLPKK
- a CDS encoding transglycosylase SLT domain-containing protein — translated: MVNALIRYVSTISCLLLASFTLQAATLEEQRNYFDQAKTALEKNNPLVYYSHKKALQGYPLEPYLAYLELNKRVKLASDDEIILFVKKHQDLPQTRWLEMRWLRLVAERGDWNTFLKYYQADSFSELDCFYGQYLYQTNQITKANELAEKLWLKPHSQPNACDVVFNDWERQGKMTADMRWQRLKMALEAKEYRLANHIVGLLPASLIEQGKEFTYVAKNPNLIAKTQSYQGRDKITGDIVGLGLRRLARQDPEQALSLLQYYETRLQFSDEQKVDLANDIGLTFARRYDARALPILAKYDANLDHNDVSEWHVRLLLRLNRWQQAQELIDRLPEQLAQTNRWKYWKIRVAQYIDPKDPKIIEQYSQLAQERDFYGFLAAQRVNASYQFNHQPIIVNNNMVLKIKNMPAIQRAIEYLYKGMDNEAWIEWHNLTRNLSQQEMLALSQLAYDMNLYFYAIRTLAITSYWDDLTIRFPIAYKDILVKEADNRSISPNWAFAIMRQESAFNDRIKSHAGAMGLMQLMPATAKETAKKFDIPLANPQEALNPNTNIQLGTAFLGQMYERFQNNRILASAAYNAGPGRVRQWLQNANNVDFDVWIETIPFNETRQYVQNVLFYSVIYGHKLNIPQVLIEDHEMNFASTN